AGCGGCACCTTCTCCGAGGTCCTCGACGACGACCGCGTGACCGACAAGTCGGCGGTGCGCCGGGTGGTCCTGCACTCCGGCAAGGTGCACCACGACCTGCGCGCCGAGCTCGACAAGCGCGGCGCCACCGACGTCGCCCTCGTCCGGCTCGAGCAGCTCGCGCCACTCCCCCTCGAGCAGATCCTCCAGGTGCTCGCGGGCTACCCGGGCGCCGACGTCGTGTGGGCGCAGGAAGAGCCGGAGAACCAGGGCGCCTGGCCGTTCGTGTGCATGAACCTGTCGCCGCACCTCGACGGTCGGCCGCTGTCGGTCGCCGCCCGTCCGGCGAGTGCCGCACCGGCCACGGGGTCGTCGAAGCGCTCCGCACAGGAAGCGACCGACGTCATCACGCGAGCGCTGGGCTGACGCCCGACGCCGGGCCCCTGACGCCGGGGTGCGCTACGCGATCTTCGTGTAGCGCACCCCGGCGTCGTGGTACCCGCGCTTCTGGTAGAACCGGTGCGCGCTGTCCGTGGCCGCCGCGCTGACGGCGCTGAGGCGACGTGCGCCCTGCTCGACCGCCCATGCTTCGAACGTGCCGATGAGCGCCGAACCGGTGCCGAGCCTCCTGGCCGACTCGTCGACCACCATCAGCAGCAGCTGCGCCGTCGGCTCGTCGCTCGCGTACGCCCAGGTGACCTGCGCGCCGGCGACCGCGATCGCACGACCGTCATCGTCCCGCACCACCCAGGTGCGGTGTCCGGCCTCGGGCGTGAGTCGTTCGAGGCGGGCGCGCATGGCGGCGTCGTCGACCTCGTGGCCGAGCAGTCGGACGAGGGCGGCGACGTCGGCGACGTCCGTGTCGGACCAGGTGGTGATCGACTCGACGGAGAGGGTCATGCCCGCGACACTACCGACAGCCCCGTGCGTGTGACGACGGCTGCCAGGACGCTCACGCGGGGACGTTCCCGCCGGGACGTTCAGTGGGTGGCCTGCTCCAGGCGGATGCGGGCGAGGATCTCGGTGCGGAGTTCCTCGGGTGCCGTCTCCTTGCACGCGCGACGGACCGTCTCGATGAGGACCACGCCGACGCGGTGCTCGGTCGTGCAGTCCTCGCAGTCGTCCATGTGCTCACGGATGTCCGCCGCGTCCTCGCGGCAGAGCTCCCCGTGCAGGAACTCCTCGAGCTCGGCCTTCGCCTTCGAGCAGTCGCAGCCGCTCATCGCGCTTCCTTCCCTTCGACGCGGCTCGACGCCGCGGCAACCTTCCGGCCTCGTCCGCGCATCGTCGCCGTCGACGCTGCGTCCGGGACGATGCCGGTCTCACGTGCGTGGTCGGCCAGGAGCCCGCGGAGGAGCCGGCGGCCACGGTGGAGGCGGCTCATGACCGTCCCCACGGGGGTCTTCATGATGTCGGCGATCTCCTGGTAGGAGAACCCCTCGACATCGGCGAAGTAGACGGCCATCCGGAAGTCCTCCGGGATGGCCTGCAGCGCGTCCTTCACGGCGGAGGACGGCAGGTGGTCGATGGCGTCGGCCTCGGCGGAGCGCGCCGAGATCGACTGCGTCACGCTCTCCGCGCCGCCGAGCTGCCAGTCCTCGAGCTCGTCGATCGTGCCCTGGTACGGGTTGCGCTGGTTCTTGCGGTACGTGTTGATGAACGTGTTCGTGAGGATGCGGTACAGCCAGGCCTTGAGGTTCGTGCCCTGCTTGAACTGGCGGAACGCGGCGAAGGCCTTGACGAAGGTCTCCTGCACGAGGTCGGACGCGTCGGCCGGGTTGCGGGTCATCCGCATCGCCGCGCCGTAGAGCTGGTCCATGAAGGGCAGCGCCTGGTCCTCGAAGAGGGACCGGAGCTCGGCCTCGGATACTGTCTTCGCGTCGACGACATCGACCGCGCCGGCCTCGTCGTCGCTGGCCTCGTCCTCGCGCAGTGCTGCTTCTTCGGACACCGCGTCGAGCTGCGCCTCGGTCTCCTCGACCAGGTCGTGCGGTGCTGCGTGCGGTTCGTCGGTCGTCATCGCCGTCGAGTCTAGGCCGACGGTGCTCCCGAGCGTCGTCGGCACGGCGGGCAGAGTCGTCCGCGGTCGTGCGAGTGTCGCTGTCGCCACTGATCCTCCCGGTGCGTTCAGTACCCTTGTGAACCGATGGCAGTCACGACGCATTCCCAGTCCCGGACCGAGCCCTGGATCGCCCCGCTCGCGCGGGGTCCGCTGCACGGCGACGTGTCGCTGCCCGGGTCGAAGTCGCTCACCAACCGCGAACTCGTGCTCGCCGCCCTCGCCGACGGTCCGTCGACCATCCGGCTGCCGCTGCACTCGCGCGACTCGGCGCTCATGGTCGAAGCGCTCCGGCTGCTCGGCGTCGGGATCGACGAGGTCCCGCCGGCGCCCGGTGCGACCCCGAACCCCTACGGCCCCGACCTCCGCATCACACCGGCGCCGATGCACGGCGACGTGCGGGTGGACTGCGGGCTCGCCGGCACCGTGATGCGCTTCCTGCCGCCCCTCGCCGCGCTCGCGGTCGGGCCGGTCACGATCGACGGCGACCCGTACGCGCGCAAGCGGCCGATGCACGCCATCATCCAGGCGCTCGTCGACCTCGGCGTGGACGTCACCGACGACGGCGGCGGCGCGATGCCGTTCTCGTTCACCGGCACCGGCTCGGTCCGCGGCGGATCGCTCTCGATCGACGCGTCCGCCTCGTCGCAGTTCGTCTCCGGGCTCCTGCTCTCCGCCCCGCGCTTCGACGAGGGCCTGCACCTCACGCACGTCGGCGAGCGCCTGCCGAGCATGCCGCACATCGAGATGACCGTCGCCGCCCTCCGTGCCCGCGGTGTCCGGGTCGACGAGCCCGCGGTCGGCGAGTGGGTCGTGCACCCCGGACCGATCGCCGCCCGCGACGTCACCATCGAACCCGACCTGTCGAACGCCGCGCCGTTCGCCGTGGCGGCGCTCGTCGCCGGCGGCACCGTCCGCATCCGAACCTGGCCGACAGCGACGACCCAGGTGGGCGCCGACCTCGAGCGGCTCCTCCCCCTGTGGGGCGCGACCGTCACGCGGGACGGCGACGACCTCGTCTTCGACGGCGGCGTCGGGGTCCGGGGTGGCGCCTCTCTCCCGGGTCTCGAACTCGACCTCAGCCGCGGCGGCGAGCTCGCTCCTGCCCTGGTCGCGTTGGCGGCCCTGGCCGACGGCCCGTCCGAGATCACCGGGATCGGCCACCTGCGTGGGCACGAGACGGACCGTCTCGCCGCGCTCGCGTCGGACGTCAACCGTTCGGGAGGCGCGGTGCACGAACTCGACGACGGCCTCCGCATCGAGCCTGCCGCGCTCCACGGCGGCGACTGGGCCGCGTACGACGACCACCGCATGGCGACGGCCGGCGCGGTCGTGGGCCTCGTCGTCGACGGCGTCGCCGTCGACGACATCGGCTCGACCGCGAAGACGCTGCCACAGTTCCCCGAGCTGTGGGCGGCCCTGGTCACGACCGGCGACGAAGGGGTCTGACGCGATGAGCTGGTGGGACGACGTCGACGGTGACGACTCCGACGCGGACGAGCCGTACGGGCAGTACGACGAGTCGAGCGTGCGGGTCCGCCCCAACCCGAAGGGCAACCGCCCCCGCACGAAGGTCCGTCCGACGTACGAGGACGCCCCCACGGGGTGGGTGACGAACGTCGACCGCGGGCGCTTCGGCGTGCTCGTCGGGGACCGGGTCATCACGGCCACGAAGGCCCGCGAGCTGGGGAAGAAGTCCGTCGTCACCGGCGACACGGTCCACCTGGCCGGCGACGTCTCCGGCGAACCGGGCTCCCTCGCGCGCATCGTGAAGGTCGCCGAGCGCACCACGCTGCTGCGCCGGAGCGCCGACGACACCGACGAGGTCGAGCGCGTCATCGTGGCGAACGCCGACCAGATGCTCATCGTCGTGGCCGCCGCCGACCCCGAGCCGCGCACCCGACTGATCGACCGGTACCTCGTGGCGGCGTTCGACGCCGGCCTCGACCCGATCCTCTGCATCACGAAGACCGACCTCGCCGATCCCACCGAGTTCCTCGCGCACTTCGCCTGCCTCGACCTGCGCATCGTGACGAGCCGCTCCGACGACGTGCCGTTCGACGCCCTGCACGAGGTCCTCGACGACAAGGTGACCGTGACCGTCGGGCACTCGGGCGTCGGGAAGTCGACGCTCGTGAACGCGCTGACCGGGTCCTCCCGGGCCACCGGGGTCGTCAACTCGGTGACCGGGCGGGGACGGCACACCTCGTCGTCGTCGATCGCGCTGCAGGTGCGGGACGGCGGGTGGATCATCGACACCCCGGGTGTCCGGTCGTTCGGGCTCGGACACGTCGACCCGGCGAACGTCTTCCGTGCCTTCGCCTCGCACGCCGTGCCCGTCCGCGAGCCGGCGGACGGGATCCCCCTCTCCCAGGCGCACGACTGGGAGATCGTCGACCGGGTGCAGGCCGGCGAGCTCGGGTCGACCGGGGTCGAGCGGCTCGACTCGTTCCGCGCGCTGCTGACCGGCATGGGCGCCGAGGACCCGGGCACGGAGTAGCGCGCCGGCACCGCACCGCGCGCGGCGGTACCCGGGTCGACAGGTGTGCACCGACGTTGTACAGTTGCCCTTCGTGTCTGAAGTTGCAAAGTACAACTTTGCGCCGACCCCCGCCGTCGACGCCCCGTCCTCCCCCATGACGACAACGACGTCGCACGTGCACACCACCTCCCCCCACACCCACTCGCACGCCGCTCCCCGTGCTTCCAGGGCCCCGCGTCAGCCGAACGGCCCGTCGACGCTCCGTCCGCAGGGCCTCGGTCGCACCCTGCTGAGCTTCGGCTCGCACATCCTCGTGCCCCTCTTCCTCGCGATCGGCATGGGTCTCGCCTACCTCGGCGCCTTCCACGCCCCGACGCCGCACGACCTCCCGGTCGGCATCGTCGGACAGGGTGCGGCGACCCAGGTGTTCGCGCAGACCGTCACGGACGAGTCGGACGGCGCACTCGTCACCCACGTCGTGTCCTCCACCGCCGAGGCCGAGCGCCAGGTCCGTGACCGCGACCTCGCCGCCGTGTACGCGCCGACCGCGACGGGGGCGACGCTCTACGTCTCGACCGCGGCCTCGGAGACCACCGCGAGCGCGGCCCAGAAGATCTTCATGCCGATCGCCTACCGGTCGCACCTGCCCTTCACGGTGCAGGACGTCGTGCCCTCCGGCGACGAGGACACCACCGGACAGGGCCTGTTCTTCCTGCTCGTCGCCCTGAGCGTCGGCGGCTACGCGTCCGCGATCGCGGTGGCCGCCTTCGCCACCCGGCTGCGACCGCTCTGGACCGCCGTCACCGGCCTCGCGACGGCCGGAGTGGTCGCGGGGATCGGCATCCTCATCGCCGGTCCGCTGTACGGCATCATCACGACGAACCGGTGGGAGATCTTCCTGTTCGCCTGGATGTACGACGCGACCATCGTCGCGCTCGGGGTCGGTCTCCACCCGCTGCTCGGCCGGTGGACGACGCCGATCCTCACGATGCTGTTCGTGATGCTGAACTTCACGTCGTCCGGTGGCATCTTCCAGCCGGCGTTCCAGCCGGGGTTCTTCGCCGGCCTCAACACGTTCTGGAGCGGTGCCGCCTGGCTCCAGGCTGCGCAGGACCTGCAGTACTTCCCGAGCGCCTCGCTCGGTCGGTCGTCGCTCGTGCTGGCACTGTGGCTGGCCGCAGCCGTGCTGCTCTGCGTCGTCGTGCACGGTCTCGTCGCCCGCCGGGCCCGCATCGCCCGCGAGCGCGAGGTCACCGCCCTCGAGGAGGAAGAGGTCGTGGCGGCGTAGCCCCCGCTACGCTGGCGACCGTGGACCTCAGCGCCGACCTGGACTTCGCCCGCTCCCTCGCCGACACCGCCGACGCGATCAGCCTCGAGCGGTTCCGTGCCGCCGACCTGCACGTGTCGAAGAAGGCCGACAGCACACACGTCACCGACGCCGACCAGGCGGTCGAACGAGCGCTCCGCGAGCGGCTCGGTGCCGAACGTCCCGACGACGCCTTCCTCGGCGAGGAGACCACCGCCGACACCGGCGCCGAGGCGGTCAGCGAGGGCCACCGCCAGTGGGTGGTCGACCCCATCGACGGCACCGCGAACTACCTCCGCGGCGTCCCGGTCTGGGCCACCCTCATCGCGCTCGCGGTGGACGGGCGCCCGGTCCTCGGCGTCGTGAGCGCACCCGCCCTCGGCAAGCGTTGGTGGGCGGCCGAGGGGCTCGGCGCGCACTCCTTCGACGGTCCCCTGCACGTCTCCGGCGTCGACTCCCTCGCAGAGGCCAGCCTGAGCTACAACAGCATCCAGCAGTGGGACGACGACGACCGCCTGGACGCCCTCGTGACACTCTCCCGTCGGGTCTGGCGCACCCGGGCCTACGGCGACATGTGGTCGTACATGCTCGTGGCCGAGGGCGTCCTCGACGTCGCCGGCGAACCCGACCTCAAGCCGTGGGACATGGCGGCGCTCGTGCCGATCGTCGAGGAGGCCGGTGGCCGGTTCACCTCGCTCGACGGCGATCCCGGCCCCTGGCACGGCAGCGCCCTCGCGACGAACGGACTCGTGCACGACGCCGTGGTCGAGGTCATCCGCCGCTGACGGCCAGACGACCACCCCGCAGGTCGGCCCTGCGGCGGACACCGGCTGTACCCCGGTTTCGTACCACGAATCGCCGCAGCCGATCCCGGAACGCCCCCCGAGGGGGGCACGTGGCCCCCCGGACTGGGGACACCGAGGGTGGACATCGGATTGCGGAGACCGGCCATCCGAGCCAGAACCTGAGTTATCTTGCTTTCAGGCGACAGGTCAGGTGCCGCTTCGGAGTCCCTAGCTCCGAACGGGATGCCAGACCGGTCGTGCTTCGTCCGAAGACCCTAACCCGAGGGGTGATACAGACGATGACTTCATCGTTCCCGAGCGGAACCGAGTGCACCCTCACTCGTCATCCGCATTCCGTTTCCGACAGCTCCGGCACGCGTTCTTCCCTGCGTGCCCCACGTCCGGCTCTGCGCGCGGTCACCCGCCGTGCCTCCGACCGGTCCCTCTCCTCCGTTGCATCCGCTTCCGGGCCCGGAGGCCGGTGAGTCATGGCACTCACCGGTCGCCGTCTCGAGGTCGACCGGATCGCGACCCTCGCTGTACTCCCTCGTGAGTCCGCGATGGTCGTCGTCGGCGACCCTGGTTCCGGACGCAGCAGCGTCCTCGACGCGGTGTCCAACCGCGTCTCCCTCCCCGTCGTACGCGTCGGAGTGAACGGGAGTGAGTCCCACTGGCCCCTGGCCGGCGTGACCTCGCTCTTCACCGCACTCGACGATCCCCGTGCGACGGCCCACATCGCGCACCTCCTCCAGGGGAGCGCACCCGTCGACCGGCAGACGCCGGGGCTGGCGGCGGCGCATGACTTCCTCGACGCCGTGCACGCCCTCACCCTGCCGCCGACGCTCGTGCTGATCGACGACCTCGACCGCATGGACGTGGAGAGCCAGGAGCTCATCGCGTTCCTCGCGTCGCGGCTCGCCGGCACCGCACTGCGCGTCGTCGCCACGGTCCGCACCGTGCCGCCGGCGGGACCGCTCGCGGCCCTGCCGACGCTCCGGATCGAACCGCTGCCCTCGGACGAAGCACTCGTGCTCGCCCGTGACATGGCTCCGGAAGAGGCGAACGAGGGTGTCCTCGCCGTCCTCGCCGAGGAGACCGGTGGCAACCCCGGCGCACTGCGCGAGCAGCTCGCCGTGCTCAGTCGCGAGCAGCTGAACGGCTCCGAGCCGCTCGTGCTGCCGCTCCGACCGACCCCGACCACCGAGGCCATCGCGGCCCTGGTGCTCGGTTCCGCAGCAGGACGCGATCTGGACGTCCTGGCGCGGTTGGCCCTCGTCCCCGTGGCGAAGACCACCGGTTGGGACCGCGACGAGCTCGACGACCTGGCACACGCCGGACTCACCACCGTCAAGGGGCAGACCGTCTCGGTCCGCGATCCCCTGGTCCGTTCCGCGCTGTACTGGCGGATGCCGGCACGGGACCGTCGGGCCGCGCACACGGAACTCGCCGCGGCGAGCGCCGAGTCCGACCCGCGTGCGGCCGCGTGGCACCACAGCTTCGTCGACGACGTCCCGGACGTGGTCGCGCTGCTCCGTGCAGCCCGCTCGTACGTGGTGGACGGGAACGCCCAGGCGGCGGTCGTGCTCACCGAGCGCGCCCTGCACATCGGTTCGGGGCACGAGGACGAGCACGCTGCGCTCCTCGGTGTCGCCGAGGCCCTGCTGGCGAACCGGCTGCTCGGCTTCGCCGCGCGGTACCTCGCCGCGATCCGGCCGTTCCGCTCCACGGCGGACGAGACCCGTCGGCTCCGTCTGTCGTACTCGGTGCAGTACCTCAGCGGCGACGCCGTGCACGCGGACGAGCTCCTCGTGCCGGTCGACCCCGAGAACGCCGCCGAGGCGGACGCGCTCGGTGGGCTCCTCGCGATGGTCGCGTGCTTCCGGGCCGAGGCCTGGGAGCTCGACCACGCCAGGGACCTCCTCGCCCGGGCCGAGCCGCTCAAGCGGTCCGCGTCGCAGCACACCCTGGAGATCACGGAGACCGCGCACGAGCTCATCGCCGCGGTCGACGGGACCCTCCCGGCCGACACGGCGCTCCACGACGGGCTCTCCACCACGACGCTGGTGGGCATGTCCGACCCGGCGCTGCTGCTCCTCGCCCACGCGTTGAGCATCGCCGAGCGGTACCGCAGCGCCCGCCGCGTGTTCGCTCTCGTCCTCGCCCGGGGACAGGAGGCCATGCCGGTCTGGACCGAGGCCGCCCGCTACCTGTCCGCCGAGAACGAGGTGCGCTCCGGCAACTTCCGGCAGGCGCTCCGCGCGATCGACGTGTGGGAAGCCGGGTCGTCGGTGGTCGAGCGGCTCCGTGAGCCGTCCCGTGCCATCGCGCTCGCCTGGCGGCACTTCGCCGAGGGGCGCTCCCCCGAGGCGCTCGAGGTCCTCGACCGGTGCCTCGCGCAGCGTTCCACGAACCGTCTGTGGGGTGCGACCGCCAAGCTGCACGCCCTGCGCGGTCGGGTCCTGCTGCTCGACGGTCGGCTCGACGAGGCCGCGGCCTCGCTCGAGGCGGCGGACGCCATCGGTCGCTCGCTGCGGAACCCGGCGGTGCTCCGGCACCTCGGCGACCTGGTGGAGGCGTACTCGCGCCTCGACCGGATCGACGACGCCCGGGCGATCGCCGCGCGGCTCGCGGCGGACCACCACGCCCGCCCGTCGCGCTGGGGCGCCCTCGTCCTGGCGCGGAGCCTCGCGCTCGTCGCGGACGACACCACCCGTGACACCGCGCGTCGCCGTGCACTGGAGCTGTTCCAGCCGCACGACTCGCAGTTCGAACGTGCTCGGACCTTCGCGGCACTCGCTGCCGTGGGGACCCCGACGGAGCGTCCGCGCCTCGGTGCGGCCGCTGCGGCGGCGTACGAGGCGGCGGGGCTCCGGCGTCCGCTGGCCACCCCGGCCGCGACGGTCGCGATGCCGGTCTTCGGCTCGCCGACGTCGCTCCGGTCCGGGCCGGTGCTGTCCGCGCAGATGCCCGGGACGCCGCGCAGCGCGCCGGACGCCTCTGCCGTGCTCACCTCGCTCACCGCGGAGGAGCGCGCCGTCGTGCAGAAGGTGACGGAGGGGTACCGCAACCGCGAGATCGCCTCGTCGCTCTTCATGTCGCAGCGGACAGTGGAGCTGCGGCTGACGCAGATCTACCGCAAGGTGGGAGCGCGCTCGCGGTCGCACCTGGTCGCGCTGCTCACGTAGTCGAGACGCGACCCACCACCGGACGGGAGGCGCGGTGCCAGCTGGCACCGCGCCTCCCGTTCGTCGTCGGTGCGGGCCGTGGATGCGGGTTGCGGGACTCCGCACGCCCTGTCCTCCGAACGGGGGACCGCTCGCGGTGAACCGCAAGAGCGGGCGACGACCGTTGCCGTGTCACCGACCGGCGGGTGATGCTTCTCGTGCACCGACCGCCGTGCTCCTCCGGGAGCCCGCCCGTGGTACCCCGTCCGGTACCCGAACCGTCGGCCCACGAACGCCGTCGTCCGTCCTCGCCTGATCCGAGGACGGGCGGCGGCCCGGGCCGGCGGACCGGACGCACGGCAGACCCGACGGCGGTCGGTGCCGCAAGGCTCCTCCCTCCCCCACCCGAGCTGCTCCTCCCACCCGAAGGGAAACCAGATGTGCGGCATCATCGCGGCCCGCGTCACCGACGACGCGTCCCCCTACCTGCTCGACGGACTCGAACGACTCGAGTACCGCGGGTACGACTCGGCGGGCATCGCCGTCCGGACCGCCCACGGCGGCACCGAGACCATCCGGTCCGTGTCGCGCGTCGGTGACCTGCGCACGCTCGTCGCCGCACGCTCCGGCGACGCGCTGACGGGGGTCGGCATCGGGCACACCCGGTGGGCGACGCACGGCGTGGTCCGCGAGGCGAACGCGCACCCGCACGCCGACTGCTCCGGCCGGATCAGCATCGTGCACAACGGCATCGTCGAGAACGCCGACCGGCTCCGTGCGACGCTCGAGCGCCAGGGCCACGTGTTCTCGTCGGACGTCGACTCCGAGGTCATCGCGCACCTCGTCGAGCGGGCGCTCGCGGTGGACCCGGACCTTATGCTCGCGGTGCAGATCGCGACCGCGCAGCTCGAGGGCTCGTGGGCGATCGTGGTGCTCGACGCCCGGGACGGCCGCATGGTCGTCGCCGCCGAGCGCTCCCCCCTCGTCGTCGCACGGTCCGCCCGCGGCGACTTCGTGGCGAGCGACATCGGTGCGATCGCCGAGTGGTGCGAGACCTTCGTGGCACTCCGCGACGGCGACGTCGTCGAACTCGGCGAGGCCTGGACGTGGTCGTCCTCCGGCGTCACGGTCCCCGTGCCCTTCCCGACGCCGTCCCCGTTCGCCGCGACCGCGCTCGACCTCGGCGACCACCCGGACCACATGGCGAAGGAGATCGAGGAGCAGCCCGAGGTCGTCGCCTCGATCCTCGACCGGGTCGCCCGCCGGGCCGCCGACGGCAGCATGTGGGTCGGCCTGGGGCTCCCCGGGTTCCACCGACTGGCGATCGTCGCGTGCGGCACCTCGCTCAACGCCGGGCAGGTGATCGCCACCGCGCTGCGCGGGATCGGCGGCGTGCCGACGGACATCGTCGTCGCGAGCGAGGCCGACCAGGCGGTGCTCGGCCCGGACACGCTCGTGGTCGCCATCAGCCAGTCCGGCGAAACCGCCGACGTCCTCCGCGCCCTCGACCGCTTCGAGGACCGGCACCCGGTGCTCGCGCTCACGAACAACGTGCACTCGTCCCTGGCCCGCCGGGCGGACGCCGTGCTCGACTGCCACGCCGGCCCCGAGATCGGTGTCGCCGCGACGAAGACGTTCACCGCGCAGGTCGTCGTCGGCGTCGCCGCGGTGATCTCCGCGCTCGTCGCCTCGGGTCGGATCGACGGCGAACGCGCGGCCGCGCTCGTCGGCGAGCTCTCCGACCTCCCCGCCCGCATCGACCACGCCGCCGCGATCGCCGCCGACCGCATCCCGCTGCTCGTCTCGAGCGTCAAGGAAGCGACCGGCTTCCTCTTCCTCGGCCGCGGCGCCGGGCTGCCCTACGCGGCCGAGGGCGCGCTCAAGCTCAAGGAGCTCAGCTACCGCTGGGCCGAGGCCTACCCGGCCGGCGAGCTGAAGCACGGCCCGCTCGCGCTCGTCGACGAGGGCACCCCGGTCGTGGTCATCGACCACGGCGACCACCGACTGCAGGCGAACATCGCCGAGGTCCGTGCCCGCGGCGGGTTCGTCATCACGATCGGCGGCGAGGGGTCGGACATCCCCGCACTCGGCCGTCGCATCGTCGGCGACCTCGCCTGGGGTCGCGCGACCGCACCGTGGGGTCCGCTCGAGGCCGTCGTCCCGCTGCAGATGCTCGCCCGCGAACTCGCGCTCCAGCTGGGGTGCGACGTGGACAAGCCGAGGAACCTCGCCAAGTCGGTGACGGTCGAATAGCCAGGCACACGCGCTTCAACCGCCTGACGGTGTTCCTCGCCGTCCTCACGGCGCTCGCCATCGTCGCGACGGTCATCGTCATCGCCGCGACGCTGGTGCCGTCGTTGCTCCCCCAGGGTCTTGCCGGGTTCGTCACGGACGGTGCTGCGATCCTGGTCTCTTGACCACCGCAGCCCCGCCCCTCGTCGTCGTCGCGCTCCTCGTGGGCGCGGTCCTGCCGTTCGTGCCGTTCGTCGGCCGGGTGGCGCGCATCGCCGCGACGATCGCGCACGAGGTCGGGCACGCCGTCGTCGTCGTGCCGTTCGGCGGACGCATCCAGCGCATCGAGCTGCACCCGGACGGCTCGGGCGAGGCCTGGGTCCAGCTCGGCCGGGTCCCCGGTGCGATCCGGTGGCTCGTGCGGATCGTGAACCTGTACGCCGGCTACAGCGCGCCGCTCTGGGCCGGCGTGCTGCTCGTGACCGGGGTGCTGCACGGGTCGAGGTGGGTGCCCGTCGTGGTCCTCGGCGTCGTGGGGCTCGTCGCGCTCG
The sequence above is a segment of the Curtobacterium sp. BH-2-1-1 genome. Coding sequences within it:
- the glmS gene encoding glutamine--fructose-6-phosphate transaminase (isomerizing) — protein: MCGIIAARVTDDASPYLLDGLERLEYRGYDSAGIAVRTAHGGTETIRSVSRVGDLRTLVAARSGDALTGVGIGHTRWATHGVVREANAHPHADCSGRISIVHNGIVENADRLRATLERQGHVFSSDVDSEVIAHLVERALAVDPDLMLAVQIATAQLEGSWAIVVLDARDGRMVVAAERSPLVVARSARGDFVASDIGAIAEWCETFVALRDGDVVELGEAWTWSSSGVTVPVPFPTPSPFAATALDLGDHPDHMAKEIEEQPEVVASILDRVARRAADGSMWVGLGLPGFHRLAIVACGTSLNAGQVIATALRGIGGVPTDIVVASEADQAVLGPDTLVVAISQSGETADVLRALDRFEDRHPVLALTNNVHSSLARRADAVLDCHAGPEIGVAATKTFTAQVVVGVAAVISALVASGRIDGERAAALVGELSDLPARIDHAAAIAADRIPLLVSSVKEATGFLFLGRGAGLPYAAEGALKLKELSYRWAEAYPAGELKHGPLALVDEGTPVVVIDHGDHRLQANIAEVRARGGFVITIGGEGSDIPALGRRIVGDLAWGRATAPWGPLEAVVPLQMLARELALQLGCDVDKPRNLAKSVTVE
- a CDS encoding M50 family metallopeptidase encodes the protein MTTAAPPLVVVALLVGAVLPFVPFVGRVARIAATIAHEVGHAVVVVPFGGRIQRIELHPDGSGEAWVQLGRVPGAIRWLVRIVNLYAGYSAPLWAGVLLVTGVLHGSRWVPVVVLGVVGLVALAFVRNWFGILVVLGFDALALWVALRPSETTVLVVAAVGAFFVVDGMRSVVRVARWLATGARVQTDFHIAAAEMRVPATVWFVLFVAVNAAAVWLARGPLLEVWATVSDGVRALF